GTGCACGTGCGACCTGCAGGGTCGCGACCACGAACGCCGAAAGAAAAAGCGCCGGGCCGTCCCAAGCTTTTTCTCTGATTGAGGGTTTGGCGGGGTCATCAGGGTTGAAGTCGATTCGCGCGGTCGCGCGAATCAATGTCCGGCCGAGGTGCACGTGCGATGCGGAGCATCGCGTACACCGAGGACGTCTTCTTCGTACGTGAATCTACGTATTGTTGCGCCGCACCCAGGAACCTAATCTGGGATCGTCGTTTCGCGGCCTGCTGGCCACATGCCGCAACTGCCCACGCCCAACTGCACAGGAGATGTCAATGTCCTCTCAAGATGATCGCGACCGGCTGATTTCTGCGTCGCGCCGCAATTTCACGCGCGGCATGGCTGCGCTTCCGCTGATCGGCATGTCGGGGTTGTCCTTCGGCGCGCCGAAGTACCCCACGGCACAGGTCAACACGACCAAGCTCGCCGTGACGGACACCGAAGTCACGGTCGGCCAGCTGCACTCGGCCACCGGCACGATGGCCATCAGCGAGACGGGTTCCATCCAGGCTGAGCGCCTCGCCATCGAGCAGATCAACGCGGCGGGCGGCGTGCTCGGCCGCCAGATCAAGATCATCCAGGAAGACGGTGCCAGTGACTGGCCGACCTTCGCCGAGAAATCCAAGAAGCTGCTGGTGAACGACCGCGTCGCTGCGGTGTTCGGCTGCTGGACCTCCGCTTCCCGCAAGGCCGTGTTGCCGGTATTCGAGAAGGAGAACGGGATGCTGTACTACCCGACCTTCTACGAAGGCCTCGAGCAGTCCAAGAACGTGATCTACACCGGACAGGAAGCCACCCAGCAGATCATCTGGGGCCTGGACTGGGTCGCGAAGGAGAAGAACGCGAAGACCTTCTTCCTGATCGGTTCCGACTACATCTGGCCGCGCACCTCCAACAAGATCGCGCGCAAGCACATCGAGAACTTCCAGAAGGGCAAGGTCGTGGGCGAGGAGTACTACCCGCTCGGCCACACGAACTTCAACTCGCTCATCAACAAGATCAAGGTCGCCAAGCCCGACTGCGTCTACGCCATCGTGGTGGGCGGCTCCAACGTCGCCTTCTACAAGCAGATGAAGGCCGCCGGCATCACCTCCGACAAGCAGTTGCTGCTCACGATCTCCGTGACCGAGGACGAACTTCTCGGCATCGGCGGCGAGAACTGCAACGGCTTCTATGCCTGCATGAAGTACTTCCAGAGCCTGGACAACGCCAACAACAAGAAATTCGTGGAGGCGTTCAAGGCCAAGTACGGACCCAAGGCGGTCATCGGCGACGTGACCCAGGCGGCCTACCTCGGCCCGTGGCTGTGGAAGCTCACGGTCGAGAAGGCCGGAAGCTTCGATGTGGACAAGGTGGCGGCGGCCTCTCCGGGCATCGAGTTCAAGGGCGCCCCGGAAGGCTACGTGAAGATCCACGAGAACCATCACCTGTGGTCCAAGGCGCGCATCGGGCAGATTCTTGCCGACGGCCAGTTCAAGGAGATCGCCGAGTCGCCCAATCTCATCGAGCCGAATCCCTTCCCCAAGGGCTATCAGTAAACGCGTGACGGCGTTGCGCCGCGTTCCTCCGAATCCCCCGGGGGTTCGCGGCGCGTAGTGCGAAGCATCGGACGGCCCGTCACGGTCGTCCTTCCCTGAAGAAGAGGAACTTGGAACATGACCGCTTCGGAGCTGTGGAACATCATCCTGATGCAGGGGTTCGCCGGACTGAGCCTCTTCAGCGTCCTGCTGCTGATGGGCCTGGGACTGGCCATCATCTTCGGCCAGATGGGCGTGATCAACATGGCGCACGGCGAGTTCATGACGATCGGTGCCTATACGATCTTCATGCTGTCGAGCCTTACGCAGACCTACGCACCGGGGCTCATGCCTTACTACTTCTTCGTCGCGATCGTCGTCGCGTTCGTTCTCGCATTCATCGTCGGGTGGCTCGCCGAGTGGGCGCTCATCCGGCACCTGTACAAGCGTCCGCTCGACACGCTGCTTGCCACCTGGGGCCTCAGCCTGGGCATGCAGCAGATCTTCCGTTCCACCTTCGGCGCCAAGGAAGTGAGCCCGACGCTGCCTGAATGGCTGCTCGGCTCATGGTCGCCGTCCGAGGGCCTGGACATCCCGATCAACGGCATGTTCGTGATGGCTCTCACCCTGGTCGTCACGGCAGGCGTGTTCCTGATGCTGTTCCGCTCGCGCTGGGGTCTGCGCGTTCGTGCCACGGTCTCGAACCGCGTGATGGCCAACTCGATCGGCATCAACACCAAGCGCACCGACCGCATGACGTTCGCCATCGGATGCGGGATCGCCGGCGTGGCAGGCGCGGCCTTCACGACCATCGGCTCCACGGGGCCGACCAGCGGATCGCTCTATATCGTCGATGCATTCCTGGTTGTCACGTTCGGCGGCGCGGCCAGCCTGCTCGGCACGGTGGCCTCGGCCTTCGGCATCGCACAGACACAGTCGATCACGGAGTTCTTCCTGACCGGCTCCATGGCCAAGGTGCTCACGCTGCTGGCGATCATCACGATCCTGATGATCCGCCCGCAGGGATTGTTCGCTCTCAAGGTACGCCGGTAATCCGGTCTCGCGTTCAAAGGAGATCTCGATGGAAAAGCTTCGCAAGTGGGTCACCGGTTCGGACATGGCGGGCATCGTCATCCTGGCGATCGTGATATTCGCCGTGATGCCCGCGGCCCTGGACATCTTCCGCCTCAACCTGATCGGCAAGTACCTCACCTACGCTTTCGTGTCGGTCGGTCTGGTGATGCTGTGGGGGTACGGCGGCATCCTCAGCCTGGGCCAGGGGGTGTTCTTCGGGCTGGGCGGGTATTGCATGGCCATGTTCCTCAAGCTCGAGGCCTCGGATCCGGAGAGCACCAAGATCCAGTCGACGCCGGGCATCCCGGACTTCATGGACTGGAACCAGCTCACCGCCC
This region of Betaproteobacteria bacterium genomic DNA includes:
- the urtA gene encoding urea ABC transporter substrate-binding protein, producing MSSQDDRDRLISASRRNFTRGMAALPLIGMSGLSFGAPKYPTAQVNTTKLAVTDTEVTVGQLHSATGTMAISETGSIQAERLAIEQINAAGGVLGRQIKIIQEDGASDWPTFAEKSKKLLVNDRVAAVFGCWTSASRKAVLPVFEKENGMLYYPTFYEGLEQSKNVIYTGQEATQQIIWGLDWVAKEKNAKTFFLIGSDYIWPRTSNKIARKHIENFQKGKVVGEEYYPLGHTNFNSLINKIKVAKPDCVYAIVVGGSNVAFYKQMKAAGITSDKQLLLTISVTEDELLGIGGENCNGFYACMKYFQSLDNANNKKFVEAFKAKYGPKAVIGDVTQAAYLGPWLWKLTVEKAGSFDVDKVAAASPGIEFKGAPEGYVKIHENHHLWSKARIGQILADGQFKEIAESPNLIEPNPFPKGYQ
- the urtB gene encoding urea ABC transporter permease subunit UrtB; this translates as MTASELWNIILMQGFAGLSLFSVLLLMGLGLAIIFGQMGVINMAHGEFMTIGAYTIFMLSSLTQTYAPGLMPYYFFVAIVVAFVLAFIVGWLAEWALIRHLYKRPLDTLLATWGLSLGMQQIFRSTFGAKEVSPTLPEWLLGSWSPSEGLDIPINGMFVMALTLVVTAGVFLMLFRSRWGLRVRATVSNRVMANSIGINTKRTDRMTFAIGCGIAGVAGAAFTTIGSTGPTSGSLYIVDAFLVVTFGGAASLLGTVASAFGIAQTQSITEFFLTGSMAKVLTLLAIITILMIRPQGLFALKVRR